The Acetomicrobium sp. S15 = DSM 107314 sequence ATGGCATTGACAGTAGCCTGGGTGGGTAGCAAATAGATTAAACGCTCAGCGTCGTTTGCCCATAGCAAAAGTGCTTCGGTTTTACCTGTACCTGTGGGGGCTCGAAGTTGAATATTATCATTATAGCTATCTTCTGCCGTCCATTTCCTCTGTTTCATAGCTGCATCCTCCTATTGTGCTCCCATGAGAGAGTTCTTCATCCTCCCTTTTGGGATATTATCCTCTACACTTTGAGGGTGTCCATGCCCTCAGGGGGTCAGTATGCCTTTTCCATCTCTACAACAGTTCTGACCTTCCCTGCAGAGAAGAAAGCGAAAACATCCTTGACTAACTCTTCCAGAATCTGTGCTAAAATAACCCTATTCATGAGGGACCCCTCCTTTTTGGTGTTTTGCCGAAGAAATTCTACCAAGGGAGGGGCCCTTCTTTTTGTCCTACCATTTTTCCTACAAATATTTTACGCCGTCCGTGAAAATGCTTCGAAGGAGCAATTCAACGAAGTCGTTGACAAATATTTTTCCAAAAGTATAGTGATGGCGTTGCTTAAATATTACTTAACTGAGGAGTCATGCATAATTACTTGTGAGGGAGTGATATAGGTGAATGAAGGATTGCCATCGGCAGTTAAGAAGGATGACGTCTCTAAGCTCTACGCAGCCGTTTTGGCGGACGTGATGGACCGTATGGATATCTGGGACCACACTATGCGATATGACATACGGCCCTTAGACCCAAAGATGAAGGTTTTCGGCCCTGCACGCACGGTATTAGCTGTCGAAGTCTACAGGGTTCCGGAGGAACTGTATAAACTGGAAATCCAAGCCGTGGATTCTCTTAAGCCGGGCGATGTGATGGTAGTTACCCAAAACGGCGCTACATGCTGCAGCTTCTGGGGAGAATTATTGTCCAACGCGGCTGTGGGACGCGGTGCAAATGGCATAGTCATAGACGGACTTACCCGCGATGTCCAAGGCATTCTCGAATCGGGTTTTCCCGTCTTTTGCCGAGGCACCTCGCCTGCCGACTCCCGCGGCCGTTTAGACGTCATAGACGTGGATGTTCCGATAAAATGTGGCGATGTGATGGTTAACTCTGGAGATTACATTTTTGGAGATGCAGACGGTGTAGTGGTTATACCCAAATATGCGTTGGAAGAAGTGTTACGTAAGGCGATCGAAAAGGTTGAGCAAGAATCCACTATGCGAGAAGAATTGCGCGCAGGGATAAGTGTAGCTGAAGCATTCCGTAGGCACGGGATCTTATGACCAAAGCTATTTTTGCCAATTTTCATCCGAATTTTCATAATTTAAGGCGTATCCAAGAAAGGTAATCGCTTTGATGTTCTATGCAAAGTCTAACCCTCAACCTTAAGTGAGATCAACACAATCTCTCGGGCGAATTTCAAGACATACGACAAAAGCTTTTGCAAGGCTTGCCGACAACTAGATAAGCTGACTGCGCCAAAAGGGCACAATTTTAATACCTGGCGGGGTAATATGGACATCGTAGGCAGTTTTCTGCTATCATTATAAACATCGTAAACCTTGGCATCCAAAAAAAGGGGGGGAGGCAATGCCGGTCATAAGCGTTTCTGGGCCGAAGCTGAGCGCCGAGCAAAAAAAGGAGCTCATAAGCGAGTTCACTGGAGTGGCAAGTCGTGTGATGGGTATTCCTAAGGAGAGTTTCGTGGTGCTCATTCAAGAAAACCCTCCGGAGAATGTGGGGGTTGGCGGTATTCCGCTGGCAGAAAGACACAAGCCTTCGGGTTGTTAAAATTTAAGAAAAGAGGTGAGAGTAAATGGCAGAAAGCCCGAGAGAAATTTTGAGAGAATTGAGCGCCGGTACCAGAGAGGTAAGTGAGCTCTACGGCGAACAACTCCAGGCTTTTGCTAAATTCGGCGAAGGCATATACAAGCCGATGAAGCTCGACACGAAGACCAAGGAGCTAATAAGCGTGGCTTTGGCTACCT is a genomic window containing:
- a CDS encoding RraA family protein, which codes for MNEGLPSAVKKDDVSKLYAAVLADVMDRMDIWDHTMRYDIRPLDPKMKVFGPARTVLAVEVYRVPEELYKLEIQAVDSLKPGDVMVVTQNGATCCSFWGELLSNAAVGRGANGIVIDGLTRDVQGILESGFPVFCRGTSPADSRGRLDVIDVDVPIKCGDVMVNSGDYIFGDADGVVVIPKYALEEVLRKAIEKVEQESTMREELRAGISVAEAFRRHGIL
- the dmpI gene encoding 4-oxalocrotonate tautomerase DmpI; amino-acid sequence: MPVISVSGPKLSAEQKKELISEFTGVASRVMGIPKESFVVLIQENPPENVGVGGIPLAERHKPSGC